A window of Sphingobacterium sp. lm-10 contains these coding sequences:
- a CDS encoding cytochrome C oxidase subunit IV family protein, translating into MSNHDHTATAHHEEHHETMGAKKIWSVFFVLLALTALEFLIALGFVHHWQIIEKGMFVNTIYILLTLLKAYYIVAFFMHLKFEKSSFIVCSSIVFIFIAYFIVLMLVEGNFLSGALQSHAIYPNN; encoded by the coding sequence ATGTCTAATCACGATCATACAGCAACAGCACACCACGAAGAGCACCATGAAACTATGGGGGCCAAGAAGATCTGGTCTGTATTTTTTGTCTTGCTGGCACTAACGGCACTTGAGTTCTTAATCGCGCTTGGTTTTGTACACCACTGGCAGATTATTGAGAAAGGGATGTTTGTCAATACTATTTACATCTTGCTTACTTTATTAAAAGCATATTATATTGTTGCGTTCTTTATGCACTTAAAATTCGAGAAATCGAGTTTTATCGTGTGTAGCTCAATAGTATTTATATTCATTGCTTATTTTATTGTGCTGATGCTTGTTGAGGGCAACTTCTTATCCGGAGCGCTGCAATCACATGCGATTTATCCGAACAATTAA
- a CDS encoding SCO family protein: MNPVIRPMKFSKIIILAIVLFVPGFLYLLMENLGRHEYVKLPIYGQKSLSGEMRRVMGREVPDTLYHQLKPLQLTNWDGRPVSWMQSDSIISVAHLIYNADSAFSDIALDYMDRLATKFASKTSVHLYSITVDPNDNVAVLQKMANRFGDLERRKWHIVGNPSIDMLQYAREQMLLNASRDTKDSTKFLIDDQIILIDGKHRIRGFYPLSQHTELKRLEDEIKLQLVEEVRDNPMRVEKS; the protein is encoded by the coding sequence ATGAATCCAGTTATTCGTCCAATGAAGTTTTCGAAAATTATAATCCTGGCCATTGTACTCTTTGTGCCGGGATTTTTATATTTATTGATGGAGAACTTGGGTCGGCATGAGTATGTCAAATTGCCGATTTACGGACAGAAATCATTGTCTGGAGAGATGCGTCGTGTGATGGGGCGTGAAGTGCCAGACACCCTATATCATCAATTGAAACCGCTGCAGTTGACCAACTGGGATGGGCGGCCGGTTTCCTGGATGCAAAGCGACTCTATTATCAGTGTAGCACACTTGATTTATAATGCAGACTCTGCCTTTTCGGATATTGCGTTGGATTATATGGATCGCCTTGCGACTAAGTTCGCTAGTAAAACTAGCGTACACCTGTATTCTATCACCGTGGATCCAAACGACAACGTAGCAGTACTGCAGAAGATGGCCAATCGTTTCGGCGATCTTGAGCGGCGCAAATGGCATATTGTAGGTAATCCATCAATCGATATGCTTCAATATGCTAGAGAACAAATGCTATTGAATGCCAGTCGGGATACGAAAGACTCCACCAAGTTTCTGATTGATGATCAGATTATCCTCATTGATGGCAAGCACCGCATTCGCGGCTTCTATCCACTTAGTCAGCATACGGAGTTAAAAAGGTTAGAAGATGAGATCAAATTGCAATTAGTAGAAGAAGTAAGAGATAACCCCATGCGGGTAGAAAAAAGTTAG
- a CDS encoding DUF420 domain-containing protein, which translates to MAMTAEEKKYKGIIWTLSIVIPIAVAILFGVNLQKLGYDVEPLSFLPPIYASINGLTAILLVWAVSAIKKGNVKLHENLIKVCILCSSLFLVMYVAYHMTSVSTPYGGEGFIRALYFFILISHILLSIIIIPFVLFTFVRGIAGAYERHKRLARITYPMWLYVAVTGVIVYWMISPYYTH; encoded by the coding sequence ATGGCAATGACTGCGGAAGAGAAAAAATATAAGGGTATTATATGGACCTTATCTATTGTGATACCCATTGCGGTAGCAATATTGTTTGGCGTCAATCTACAGAAATTAGGTTACGACGTGGAGCCATTGAGCTTTTTGCCTCCCATCTATGCCAGCATCAATGGCTTGACGGCCATCTTATTGGTATGGGCCGTATCTGCCATTAAAAAGGGCAACGTAAAATTGCATGAAAATCTCATTAAGGTTTGTATACTATGCTCCTCTCTATTCCTGGTGATGTATGTGGCTTATCACATGACCTCTGTATCTACGCCATATGGTGGTGAAGGTTTTATCCGTGCCCTTTACTTTTTTATCCTAATTAGTCATATTTTACTATCTATCATCATCATTCCGTTTGTACTGTTTACCTTTGTACGTGGGATTGCTGGCGCTTACGAACGCCACAAACGGCTGGCGCGGATCACGTATCCAATGTGGTTGTATGTAGCAGTTACCGGTGTGATTGTATATTGGATGATTTCGCCGTACTACACGCACTAA
- a CDS encoding ABC transporter ATPase translates to MKKVWIYQANRFFTLAEEAQALSVLQQFVQSWTAHGDQLAGTAKIYHHLFIVLEVDESVANVTGCSVDKSVHLLKRLEQELNIGLFDRLMVAYRDAAGTVQLVSRSNFAQLVKDGQVSSDTIVFNNLLASGEAFPTQWELPFKESWHAQAFVI, encoded by the coding sequence ATGAAAAAAGTATGGATTTATCAGGCTAACCGGTTCTTTACCTTAGCCGAAGAAGCACAAGCACTTTCTGTTTTGCAACAATTCGTCCAAAGCTGGACCGCACATGGCGATCAGCTGGCAGGCACTGCCAAAATTTATCACCATCTTTTTATTGTATTAGAAGTCGATGAATCCGTCGCCAATGTAACCGGATGTTCGGTAGATAAGTCCGTTCACCTATTAAAACGGTTAGAGCAAGAACTGAATATTGGCTTGTTTGACCGACTGATGGTGGCGTACCGCGATGCAGCGGGTACTGTACAGTTAGTATCACGTAGTAATTTTGCGCAGCTAGTCAAAGATGGTCAGGTATCATCAGACACGATTGTATTCAACAATCTGTTGGCTTCTGGCGAAGCGTTTCCAACTCAATGGGAATTGCCCTTTAAAGAAAGCTGGCACGCTCAGGCTTTTGTAATATAA